One genomic segment of Salinibacter grassmerensis includes these proteins:
- a CDS encoding response regulator, whose amino-acid sequence MSDSLGEFPSSSPEDERPIRILLVEDNPADVRLTHEMLRESKVRNDLLVAHTAEEAEDILGLPDEDAMAEEPGPRPDLMLLDLNLPVKSGHDLLKEMKSHPTLRRIPVVILSSSEAEEDVVKSYDEHANAYVTKPVDLGEITTIVQSIDEFWFQVVRLPGK is encoded by the coding sequence ATGAGCGACTCCCTCGGTGAATTTCCATCGTCGAGCCCCGAAGACGAACGACCCATCCGCATCCTTCTAGTTGAGGACAACCCGGCCGATGTTCGTCTCACCCACGAGATGCTGCGGGAGTCGAAGGTCCGAAATGATCTCCTGGTGGCGCACACCGCCGAGGAGGCGGAGGACATTCTCGGGCTCCCCGACGAGGACGCCATGGCGGAAGAGCCAGGCCCCCGGCCCGACCTAATGCTTCTGGATTTGAACCTTCCGGTGAAAAGCGGCCACGATCTTCTGAAAGAGATGAAGTCCCATCCTACGCTGCGCCGGATTCCAGTTGTCATACTCTCTAGTTCGGAGGCGGAGGAGGACGTCGTGAAGAGCTACGACGAGCACGCAAATGCTTACGTCACGAAGCCGGTCGACTTGGGCGAGATTACGACGATCGTGCAGTCGATCGACGAGTTTTGGTTTCAGGTGGTCCGTTTGCCAGGGAAGTAG
- a CDS encoding sensor histidine kinase, giving the protein MTQPASPEASSPSSSSSTGSPLTGAQQIVDTLHEPLLVLDRDLRARQVNPAFHRAFGTTDEDPIGRPLSDLGEGHFDHPALRDALETLLDEREPFEQVELEDASAERGRRVFQVNGRLLDANEKTSERILLAINDITEQRTLEETLRQRARELRRSNEDLEQFAYAASHDLQEPLRMVSSYLQLLDRRYEEDLDETAQEFIDYAVDGAERMKALINGLLQYSRVGRKEGKFEEVDLEEVLDEILSDLGRRVQELGATVERDSLPRVYGNRDQLRRLLQNLIENALTYHGEDPPSIAVSEIESGEGVHLVVRDEGPGIPSEGKEKIFQIFKQLDPHGTGREGSGMGLALCKKIANRHDGQIWVESDPGEGSAFHVTLHLSPPIHT; this is encoded by the coding sequence ATGACTCAACCGGCTTCTCCGGAAGCGTCTTCGCCCTCATCGTCTTCGTCTACGGGCTCGCCCCTGACCGGCGCCCAGCAGATCGTGGACACTCTCCACGAACCTTTGCTCGTGCTGGATCGAGATCTTCGGGCGCGGCAGGTCAACCCGGCGTTCCACCGGGCATTCGGGACCACCGACGAAGACCCGATCGGCCGGCCGCTCTCTGACCTTGGGGAGGGACACTTCGACCATCCGGCCCTTCGGGACGCGCTCGAAACGTTGCTCGATGAGCGCGAGCCGTTTGAGCAGGTCGAGCTGGAGGATGCGTCTGCGGAGCGAGGGCGCCGGGTCTTTCAGGTCAATGGACGCCTTTTGGACGCCAATGAGAAGACGTCGGAGCGGATCCTTCTGGCCATCAACGACATCACCGAGCAACGAACGCTCGAAGAGACGCTCCGCCAGCGGGCCCGCGAGCTGAGGCGGTCGAACGAAGACCTTGAGCAGTTTGCGTATGCGGCCTCCCACGACCTGCAAGAACCGCTTCGCATGGTTTCGAGCTACCTGCAGCTGCTGGACCGGCGCTACGAAGAGGACCTCGACGAGACCGCCCAAGAGTTTATCGACTATGCCGTCGACGGCGCCGAGCGCATGAAGGCCCTGATCAACGGCCTACTGCAGTATTCCCGCGTCGGGCGCAAGGAGGGAAAATTTGAGGAGGTGGATCTCGAAGAGGTGCTCGATGAGATCCTGAGCGACCTGGGGCGCCGGGTCCAAGAGCTTGGCGCGACGGTCGAGCGAGACTCCCTGCCTCGGGTCTATGGCAACCGCGATCAGCTCAGACGGCTTCTCCAGAATCTGATCGAAAATGCCCTGACCTACCACGGGGAGGACCCGCCCTCGATCGCCGTCTCCGAGATCGAATCGGGGGAAGGCGTGCACCTTGTGGTTCGTGATGAGGGGCCTGGAATTCCGTCGGAGGGGAAAGAAAAGATTTTTCAGATCTTCAAGCAGCTCGATCCGCACGGCACAGGGCGAGAGGGTTCCGGCATGGGACTTGCCCTCTGCAAAAAAATCGCTAACCGGCACGACGGCCAGATTTGGGTCGAGTCGGATCCGGGAGAGGGCTCTGCCTTCCACGTTACCCTCCACTTGTCTCCGCCCATCCACACATGA
- a CDS encoding cryptochrome/photolyase family protein, whose protein sequence is MPDRSLFLFRRDLRLADNAGLDRACRESGEVVPAFIFDPRQCDPENNAFFSEHAFAFLVRSLKELQRRLRERGGRLFVFEGDPAEILSELVSAGDISAVYVNRDYTPFSRRRDDQLRSVCHEEGAQFQSSNALLLTEPEEVQPSGGGAYHTFTPFRRRAQSVSTPLPRGKAEGPFCDSALSAETIQLEKYDRYPTDNLRAKGGRAEGIEFLEEIETLGSYRDARHQPAQESLTALSAHHKFGTISVRESLYVVKKAFEDYHKLISQFYWRDFYTHLLFHRPEQLTTSLRPIGRHMPWRNERGEFDRWHTGTTGVPFVDAGMRELRETGYMHNRVRMVVASFLTKDLLVDWRWGAQHFARTLTDYDPAVNAGNWQWAASVGTDYRLRIYNPYSQAEKHDPEATYIKRWVPELRDVEADRLASGTQEDFSEAAPDYPAPIVDRNDAYHRAKDAFKEAGQALDEAR, encoded by the coding sequence GTGCCAGACCGCAGTCTCTTTCTTTTCCGCCGGGACCTCCGACTGGCCGACAATGCAGGACTGGATCGGGCATGCCGAGAGTCGGGCGAGGTCGTGCCGGCGTTTATCTTCGATCCGCGACAGTGCGACCCCGAGAACAACGCCTTTTTCAGCGAGCACGCGTTTGCCTTCCTGGTCCGCTCGCTAAAAGAACTCCAACGGCGCTTGCGAGAGCGAGGCGGGCGGCTTTTCGTCTTTGAGGGCGACCCGGCCGAGATTCTTTCCGAGCTTGTCTCCGCCGGCGACATTTCGGCGGTTTACGTCAACAGGGACTACACGCCGTTCTCCCGGCGCCGGGACGACCAACTGCGCTCGGTGTGCCACGAGGAAGGGGCCCAGTTTCAGTCGTCAAACGCGCTTCTTCTCACTGAGCCCGAAGAGGTCCAGCCCAGCGGGGGCGGTGCCTACCACACCTTTACCCCGTTCCGGAGGCGTGCACAATCCGTGTCCACGCCCCTCCCGAGGGGCAAGGCGGAAGGGCCGTTCTGCGACAGTGCACTCTCGGCCGAGACGATTCAGCTGGAGAAGTACGATCGCTACCCCACAGACAACCTCCGGGCGAAGGGCGGACGGGCGGAGGGAATCGAGTTCCTCGAAGAGATCGAGACGCTTGGCTCCTACCGAGACGCTCGTCACCAGCCGGCGCAAGAGTCGCTGACGGCCCTCTCGGCGCACCACAAGTTCGGCACCATTTCGGTCCGGGAGTCCCTCTATGTAGTGAAGAAGGCGTTCGAAGACTACCACAAGCTAATCAGCCAATTCTACTGGCGGGACTTCTACACACATCTCCTCTTCCACCGCCCCGAGCAGCTGACCACCTCGCTGCGCCCGATTGGCCGGCACATGCCCTGGCGCAACGAGCGGGGCGAGTTCGACCGGTGGCACACGGGCACGACGGGCGTGCCCTTTGTCGATGCCGGCATGCGCGAGCTCCGCGAAACCGGCTACATGCACAACCGGGTGCGGATGGTCGTCGCCAGCTTTCTCACCAAAGACCTGCTCGTCGACTGGCGCTGGGGCGCGCAGCACTTTGCGCGAACGCTTACCGACTACGATCCCGCCGTGAACGCCGGCAACTGGCAGTGGGCCGCCTCAGTGGGCACCGACTACCGGCTTCGCATCTACAACCCCTACTCCCAGGCCGAGAAGCACGACCCGGAGGCCACGTACATCAAACGCTGGGTGCCGGAGCTGCGGGACGTCGAGGCCGACCGGCTCGCCTCCGGAACCCAGGAAGACTTCTCGGAGGCTGCCCCGGACTACCCAGCGCCGATCGTGGACCGGAACGACGCCTACCACCGCGCGAAGGACGCGTTTAAAGAGGCTGGCCAAGCCCTGGACGAAGCCCGCTGA
- the dapB gene encoding 4-hydroxy-tetrahydrodipicolinate reductase, giving the protein MKFALVGTGQMGHAVAREAEAESHEVVARFHSDRPFLEASRSAVEDADVAVDFSLPDLAVPHLRRCCEWEIPLVMGTTGWYDALDEAQAVVQRHDASVLYAPNFSIGVAVLSRALDRATALMDKLDDYDAFVQELHHTKKADSPSGTAQMLAEQIVDGLDRKDHVEPETQHRRIDPSAVHVSSTRAGTAFGEHTVAFDSPFDRVALRHRAKNRRGFAAGVLRAAKWLRGRSGLFTLDDVLDDWLNA; this is encoded by the coding sequence ATGAAGTTCGCGCTCGTTGGCACCGGACAGATGGGACACGCCGTGGCGAGGGAGGCCGAGGCGGAGTCCCACGAGGTTGTCGCCCGCTTTCATTCCGACCGACCCTTTCTGGAGGCATCCCGCTCCGCCGTCGAGGACGCAGACGTGGCCGTCGACTTTTCGCTGCCCGACCTGGCCGTCCCTCATCTCCGGCGTTGCTGTGAGTGGGAGATCCCCCTGGTCATGGGTACGACCGGGTGGTACGATGCCCTCGATGAGGCTCAGGCGGTCGTCCAACGGCATGACGCCAGCGTGCTGTACGCCCCGAACTTTTCGATCGGCGTCGCGGTCCTGTCTCGTGCACTCGACCGTGCCACCGCGCTCATGGACAAGCTCGACGACTACGACGCGTTCGTCCAGGAGCTGCACCACACAAAGAAGGCGGACAGTCCCAGCGGAACGGCCCAGATGCTCGCCGAGCAGATTGTGGACGGGCTCGACCGCAAGGACCATGTCGAGCCGGAGACGCAGCATCGACGCATCGATCCCTCGGCCGTGCACGTGAGCTCCACCCGTGCCGGCACGGCGTTCGGTGAGCACACGGTTGCGTTCGATAGTCCCTTCGACCGCGTTGCGCTCCGCCACCGCGCCAAGAACCGCCGCGGATTTGCCGCGGGCGTCCTGCGGGCCGCGAAGTGGCTCCGTGGGCGCAGCGGGCTCTTCACACTGGACGACGTGCTAGACGACTGGCTCAACGCCTGA
- the dapA gene encoding 4-hydroxy-tetrahydrodipicolinate synthase, whose amino-acid sequence MAHDLLFRGVAPALVTPFTADDEIDEAAFRRLIDTQIEGGVSALVVLGTTGENPTITEAERHRLVDTALDAADGRVPVIVGTGTNNTDESVAFSKAAVDAGADGLLVVGPYYNKPSQAGFAAHVETIAAGAEAPILLYNVPGRTSFNISPDTALHLGEEVPHVVGIKEASGDIEQIDDLLAHRPDGFGVYSGDDEMTLPLLAMGGDGAVSVISNALPEPFCELVAAGLSGDLATARERHAELLPAMRACFLETNPVPIKDVCAALGWMEPHVRLPLAPMDERSPVRQRVLSAFDDLIDVTVA is encoded by the coding sequence ATGGCACACGATCTGCTCTTCCGCGGCGTCGCCCCCGCCCTCGTCACCCCCTTCACGGCCGACGACGAGATCGACGAGGCCGCTTTTCGGCGCCTGATCGACACCCAAATTGAGGGCGGGGTTTCCGCCCTCGTCGTACTGGGCACCACCGGCGAAAACCCCACGATTACGGAGGCTGAACGCCACCGACTCGTAGATACCGCCCTGGACGCGGCGGACGGACGGGTGCCCGTCATCGTCGGCACCGGGACGAACAACACCGACGAAAGTGTCGCCTTCTCGAAGGCAGCGGTGGACGCCGGGGCCGATGGCCTGCTGGTGGTGGGCCCCTACTACAACAAGCCCTCCCAGGCAGGCTTCGCGGCCCACGTCGAGACCATCGCGGCGGGCGCCGAGGCACCGATCCTTCTCTACAACGTGCCCGGTCGCACCAGTTTTAACATCTCCCCCGACACCGCACTGCACCTGGGCGAGGAGGTCCCACACGTGGTCGGCATCAAGGAAGCCTCCGGCGACATCGAACAGATCGACGACCTGTTGGCCCACCGGCCGGACGGCTTCGGGGTGTACTCGGGCGACGACGAAATGACGCTTCCCCTTCTCGCCATGGGGGGGGACGGGGCGGTCTCTGTCATCAGCAACGCCCTGCCGGAGCCCTTCTGCGAGCTCGTGGCGGCCGGGCTCAGCGGCGACCTAGCGACGGCGCGCGAACGGCACGCCGAGCTGCTTCCGGCCATGCGGGCCTGCTTCCTGGAGACGAACCCGGTGCCCATCAAGGACGTCTGCGCCGCGCTTGGCTGGATGGAGCCGCATGTGCGCCTTCCCCTCGCGCCGATGGATGAACGCTCCCCCGTCCGCCAGCGCGTGCTGTCGGCGTTCGACGACCTGATTGACGTCACGGTCGCCTGA
- the mreD gene encoding rod shape-determining protein MreD, translating to MSRSARRLLTAVGVFGLQWLIVGRLRIYGAYPDAVLLFLGWYALREGRRRGTLAGAGLGLAMDVAYGTWGIHMFVKALIGFLVGRFAVEEHTPLIIRPQQALLGSLVVALLHNGLFVALVALQTQATTSFLLYGLWLGSACYTAAVGGIVALFAR from the coding sequence ATGTCCCGTTCTGCCCGTCGACTTCTCACCGCGGTTGGAGTGTTTGGGCTGCAGTGGCTCATCGTAGGCCGCCTGCGGATCTACGGCGCCTACCCCGACGCCGTGCTCCTCTTCCTCGGGTGGTACGCGCTGCGGGAGGGGCGTCGGCGCGGCACGCTGGCAGGGGCGGGGCTGGGGCTGGCCATGGACGTGGCCTACGGCACATGGGGGATCCACATGTTTGTGAAGGCCCTGATTGGGTTTCTGGTGGGTCGGTTTGCGGTGGAGGAGCACACGCCCCTCATTATCCGACCGCAGCAGGCCCTCCTGGGGAGCCTCGTGGTGGCCCTGCTACACAACGGGCTGTTCGTTGCGCTCGTCGCGCTGCAGACCCAGGCCACGACGAGCTTTTTGCTGTACGGCCTGTGGCTGGGCTCGGCCTGCTACACGGCTGCCGTTGGTGGAATTGTTGCGCTGTTCGCCCGGTGA
- the dacB gene encoding D-alanyl-D-alanine carboxypeptidase/D-alanyl-D-alanine endopeptidase — protein sequence MYRRCVLVVGLLLAMGLLPKEAVAQPLPAQIDSLLQERRAAHAFWGISIYDLEGDSLLYERNGGRGFLPASNQKLFTTAAALDLLGPEHRYETTLSFDGTTQDSVMQGDLRLVGSGDPTFGSTALERTDPLREWAERLAEMGVRRIEGRLIGDDQAFLDGFYPDGWSVNYLTRQKGQQMGVRAGGLSYRDNTVPVTVRATTPGTPPEVRIQPEGVLSVDNEAVTSERWRGSTLLINRTFSTNKIVLTGSVARSYGGVRNVPVSDPTAFTLRIFRERLQAAGIETDLELVNVEALDTPPGEGEPLFVHVSPLLSEIVTEINKRSNNFYAEQVLRTYGWGGATRGGIQRTESFLRRAGIDTRALSLNDGSGLSRKNLVTPRSLRGLLAHMNGHTAGDVFRASIPRGGERNTTLSVRLGRTQVRAKTGSLAFVRGLSGYAERPDGGRVAFALFANNYTGPSYQITHTMDDIVRLLSAPPS from the coding sequence ATGTACCGCCGGTGCGTCCTTGTCGTGGGGCTTCTGCTCGCCATGGGGCTTCTACCGAAGGAAGCCGTGGCGCAGCCCCTCCCGGCCCAAATCGATTCGCTACTCCAGGAGCGCCGTGCCGCCCACGCGTTCTGGGGGATCAGCATCTACGACCTTGAAGGCGATAGCCTCCTGTACGAGCGGAACGGAGGCCGGGGATTTCTGCCGGCGTCCAATCAGAAGCTGTTTACCACGGCCGCGGCGCTCGATCTGCTGGGACCGGAGCACCGGTACGAGACGACGCTTTCTTTTGACGGGACGACGCAGGACTCGGTGATGCAGGGCGATTTGCGGCTCGTCGGTTCCGGTGACCCGACGTTCGGGAGTACGGCCCTGGAGCGAACGGATCCCCTCCGTGAATGGGCGGAGCGACTGGCCGAGATGGGGGTGCGTCGGATCGAGGGGCGCCTCATCGGGGACGACCAAGCGTTCCTGGACGGCTTCTATCCGGACGGCTGGAGCGTGAACTATTTGACCCGGCAAAAGGGCCAGCAGATGGGCGTCCGTGCCGGGGGGCTCAGCTACCGGGACAACACGGTGCCCGTCACGGTCCGCGCGACGACGCCAGGGACGCCGCCCGAGGTGCGCATCCAGCCCGAGGGTGTCCTGTCGGTGGACAACGAGGCCGTGACGAGCGAGCGGTGGCGGGGGAGCACGCTGCTAATCAATCGCACCTTTTCGACGAACAAGATTGTGCTGACGGGGTCGGTGGCGCGGTCCTACGGCGGGGTGCGCAACGTACCGGTCAGCGACCCGACGGCCTTCACGCTTCGCATTTTCCGCGAGCGTCTTCAGGCCGCGGGCATCGAGACGGACCTGGAGCTCGTCAACGTTGAGGCACTCGACACGCCGCCTGGGGAGGGGGAGCCCCTGTTCGTACACGTCTCTCCCCTGTTGTCGGAGATCGTCACCGAGATCAACAAGCGCAGCAACAACTTCTACGCGGAGCAGGTCCTTCGGACGTACGGATGGGGAGGGGCCACACGAGGAGGCATCCAGCGCACCGAGTCGTTCTTGCGGCGGGCCGGCATCGACACGCGGGCGCTCTCCCTCAATGATGGGTCGGGGCTGTCCCGCAAAAACCTCGTCACGCCCCGGTCTCTTCGGGGGCTTCTCGCCCACATGAATGGCCATACGGCCGGCGACGTCTTTCGGGCGTCGATTCCACGCGGGGGCGAGCGCAACACGACCCTCAGTGTACGCCTGGGCCGAACGCAGGTGCGGGCCAAGACGGGATCCCTTGCCTTCGTGCGGGGGTTGAGTGGATACGCCGAGCGCCCGGACGGGGGACGTGTGGCGTTTGCCCTGTTCGCCAACAACTACACCGGGCCGTCTTATCAGATCACCCACACGATGGACGACATCGTTCGGCTGTTGTCGGCCCCGCCGTCTTAA
- a CDS encoding DUF3098 domain-containing protein, translating into MPNSSRRQNRSGTLVFENWNYVLLLIGVALIVVGFTAMYLEGAYQGFVSLYVSPVLIVGGYAEIIYALFWSPDEQSAAEDQ; encoded by the coding sequence ATGCCTAACTCCTCTCGGCGCCAGAATCGATCCGGGACGCTCGTCTTCGAGAACTGGAATTACGTGCTCCTTCTGATCGGCGTGGCGCTCATCGTGGTGGGCTTCACCGCCATGTACCTCGAGGGCGCGTATCAGGGCTTCGTTTCTCTCTACGTCTCCCCGGTCCTCATCGTCGGCGGATACGCCGAGATCATCTACGCCCTTTTTTGGTCCCCCGACGAACAGTCTGCGGCGGAGGATCAATAG
- a CDS encoding exo-beta-N-acetylmuramidase NamZ family protein yields the protein MSALQDLFELRRRAQCALLLLGAMAAVVVGCAPDAEEPAPVQSGAEVLAENDFASLSGQRVGLIANHTTRVDTSHLADRLAAAPAVELGAIFAPEHGFRGTAGAGEAVGDDRDPRTGAPLYSLYGDTRRPTPAMLEGLDVLVFDVQDVGARFYTYITTMGLSMQAAAEAGLSFVVLDRPNPLGGTYTDGFVLEPAHASFVGRYPIPVTHGLTIGELARYIQSEQLLAGVGALDLSVVEMRNWSRNTQWPDTGRDWRPPSPNLPTWETALLYPGMCFFEGVRVSEGRGTERPFRQIGAPWPPEAAQRVVDTLRARDLAGVAVDTAAFTPRSRPGAPAPRFEGEQLYGLEVRMTDRRAVEPVKVGLHALHAMHQRAQVRGDTAFVSRPEHLTRLAGTDRLLTQLRNGASPEAIIASWRKEVEAFRDRRASALLYRAETAGR from the coding sequence GTGAGTGCCCTCCAGGACCTTTTTGAATTGCGGCGCAGGGCACAGTGCGCGCTGCTCCTCCTGGGGGCGATGGCCGCGGTCGTGGTCGGGTGTGCGCCGGATGCGGAGGAGCCCGCCCCGGTGCAATCAGGGGCCGAGGTGCTCGCCGAGAATGACTTCGCGTCCTTGTCCGGCCAGCGGGTCGGGCTGATCGCCAATCACACGACGCGGGTCGACACGTCGCACCTGGCGGACCGCCTCGCCGCCGCCCCTGCAGTGGAGCTCGGGGCCATCTTCGCACCGGAGCACGGCTTCCGGGGGACGGCCGGCGCGGGGGAAGCAGTGGGGGACGATCGCGATCCCCGCACAGGGGCGCCGCTCTACAGCCTCTACGGCGACACGCGGCGGCCGACGCCGGCGATGCTCGAGGGACTCGACGTTCTGGTGTTCGACGTACAGGACGTCGGGGCTCGGTTCTATACGTACATCACCACGATGGGCCTGTCGATGCAGGCCGCCGCCGAGGCCGGCCTGTCGTTCGTGGTGCTCGACCGTCCAAATCCGCTGGGGGGGACGTACACCGATGGCTTTGTTCTGGAGCCCGCCCACGCCTCGTTCGTGGGGCGCTACCCGATCCCAGTCACCCACGGCCTGACGATTGGGGAGCTGGCCCGCTACATTCAGTCCGAGCAGCTGCTCGCGGGCGTCGGGGCGCTGGATCTATCGGTGGTAGAAATGAGAAACTGGTCGCGCAACACGCAGTGGCCGGACACAGGGCGCGACTGGAGGCCCCCAAGCCCCAACTTGCCGACCTGGGAGACCGCGCTGCTATACCCGGGAATGTGCTTCTTTGAGGGTGTACGGGTGAGTGAAGGGCGCGGGACAGAGCGCCCGTTTCGTCAGATCGGTGCACCGTGGCCGCCGGAAGCAGCCCAGCGGGTGGTCGACACGCTCCGCGCCCGGGATCTGGCTGGGGTGGCGGTGGACACGGCGGCCTTCACGCCGCGATCCAGGCCGGGGGCCCCGGCCCCTCGATTCGAAGGAGAACAGCTGTACGGCTTGGAGGTGCGGATGACGGATCGGCGTGCCGTGGAGCCGGTAAAGGTCGGCCTTCACGCCCTTCATGCCATGCATCAGCGCGCACAGGTGCGGGGAGACACGGCGTTCGTGAGCCGGCCCGAGCACCTCACGCGACTGGCAGGCACCGATCGGCTGCTGACGCAACTCCGAAACGGGGCGTCCCCGGAGGCAATCATCGCGTCTTGGAGGAAGGAGGTGGAGGCCTTCCGTGACCGACGGGCGTCCGCCCTGCTTTACAGGGCCGAGACGGCGGGCCGTTAG
- the ndk gene encoding nucleoside-diphosphate kinase — protein MAIERTLAILKPDCVRKEKVGEVLRRIQDAGFQIRAMKMVAMSKAEAEGFYAVHEDKPFFDDLTDFMSSGPCVPVVLEKENAIADFRDLIGATDPDEAADGTIRSDFAGSIQENIVHGSDSPSNGQKEAGYFFPEHEIVAHT, from the coding sequence ATGGCCATCGAACGCACGCTCGCCATTCTCAAGCCCGACTGTGTCCGCAAGGAAAAGGTCGGTGAGGTTCTTCGCCGCATTCAAGACGCCGGGTTTCAAATCCGCGCGATGAAGATGGTTGCGATGTCGAAGGCCGAGGCCGAAGGCTTCTACGCGGTGCACGAAGACAAGCCGTTCTTCGATGACCTGACCGACTTCATGTCGAGCGGGCCGTGCGTGCCTGTCGTCCTGGAAAAAGAGAATGCCATCGCGGACTTTCGTGACCTGATTGGGGCGACCGACCCCGACGAGGCCGCGGACGGAACCATCCGGAGCGACTTTGCCGGGTCCATACAGGAAAACATCGTCCACGGCTCCGACTCCCCGTCGAATGGGCAGAAAGAGGCCGGCTACTTCTTTCCCGAGCACGAGATCGTCGCCCACACGTGA
- the msrA gene encoding peptide-methionine (S)-S-oxide reductase MsrA, with the protein MSTLNHATLGGGCFWCLEAVYEEVDGITEIVSGYAGGHVQSPSYRQVCSGTTGHAEVVQLTYDPSVIEYQDLLEIFFTIHNPTTKDQEGADVGPQYRSIILHHDDEQREIAEGLIENLEANGVFGDPIVTEVEPLDTFYQAEDKHQDYYERNPSQPYCQSVISPKVAKLRKKHADKLQGQATSPTS; encoded by the coding sequence GTGTCGACCCTCAACCACGCAACCCTCGGTGGCGGCTGCTTTTGGTGCCTGGAAGCAGTCTACGAAGAAGTGGACGGCATCACGGAGATTGTCTCCGGCTACGCCGGGGGCCACGTTCAAAGTCCCTCGTACCGGCAGGTCTGCAGCGGCACCACCGGCCACGCCGAAGTGGTGCAGCTGACCTACGATCCGTCGGTGATCGAGTACCAAGACCTCCTGGAGATCTTCTTTACGATCCACAACCCGACCACCAAGGATCAGGAAGGGGCCGACGTGGGCCCGCAGTACCGATCCATCATTCTCCACCACGATGATGAGCAGCGAGAGATCGCCGAGGGCCTCATTGAAAATTTGGAGGCCAACGGGGTTTTTGGAGATCCGATCGTGACCGAGGTGGAGCCCCTGGACACCTTTTACCAAGCGGAGGACAAGCACCAGGACTACTACGAGCGCAATCCGTCCCAGCCCTACTGCCAGTCCGTCATCTCTCCGAAGGTCGCCAAGCTGCGGAAGAAGCACGCCGACAAGCTGCAGGGGCAGGCCACCAGTCCAACCTCCTAA
- a CDS encoding ComF family protein: protein MPERLSTSSSVVRFVRDCAQGLLDIVYPPRCLGCGGRAESPQLPLCPACLQSLERAPEMGMAARLDRLPVGKGVFDGALALWVFDKEGTLQAVQHALKYQNRPRYGVPLGRLMGDAFLERYPTPDGVVPVPLHRTRRLERGYNQSAALAEGVAEALNCPDRPDLLARPHPTRSQTGLSRGERWRNVRDSFLADPAAAGGRWLLVDDVLTTGSTAVAAGQTLADAGAEGLHLMTLGLARQ from the coding sequence ATGCCCGAACGACTTTCCACTTCTTCGAGCGTTGTCCGGTTCGTGCGCGATTGTGCACAGGGCCTGCTCGACATCGTCTACCCGCCGCGGTGCCTCGGGTGTGGGGGCCGGGCCGAGTCGCCACAGCTTCCACTGTGCCCGGCGTGTCTACAGTCGCTAGAACGGGCGCCCGAGATGGGAATGGCCGCCCGGCTCGATCGGCTGCCGGTGGGGAAGGGCGTCTTTGATGGAGCACTGGCCCTGTGGGTCTTCGACAAGGAGGGAACCTTGCAGGCCGTCCAGCACGCGCTCAAGTATCAGAACCGCCCGCGCTACGGCGTGCCGCTAGGGCGACTCATGGGGGATGCGTTTCTGGAGCGATACCCGACGCCCGATGGCGTGGTGCCGGTTCCGCTCCACCGGACGCGCCGGCTGGAGCGGGGGTACAACCAGAGCGCCGCACTGGCGGAAGGCGTAGCGGAGGCCTTAAACTGTCCTGATCGCCCTGATCTCCTGGCCAGACCGCACCCCACTCGTTCACAGACCGGACTGTCTCGCGGGGAGCGATGGCGCAATGTGCGTGACTCTTTTTTGGCCGACCCGGCGGCGGCTGGGGGGCGTTGGTTACTGGTGGACGACGTGCTCACGACCGGCTCCACTGCCGTGGCCGCCGGGCAGACGCTGGCGGACGCTGGCGCGGAGGGCCTTCACCTCATGACCCTCGGCCTCGCCCGACAGTGA